In Chelonia mydas isolate rCheMyd1 chromosome 20, rCheMyd1.pri.v2, whole genome shotgun sequence, a single genomic region encodes these proteins:
- the LOC102930066 gene encoding zinc finger protein 883 isoform X4: MSYSGYGNWNSGTNGDGSMSEKEVESPLQGCPEEGSRPKGYSPREVGSESPGGSELLGGNDREQQLLGRSPPWERGLQSKEKRYNCTDCNKSFSQSSHLIRHQGTHTGERPYKCSDCGKSFTQNSNLAQHQRVHTGERPYQCLDCDKSFTQSSHLTEHQRVHQGVKPYKCTNCNKSFSQSSHLLRHQGTHTGERPYKCPDCGKSFSQNSNLVQHQRIHTGERPYKCGECGKSFSWSSNLIEHQRVHTGERPDKCPDCGKSFTRSSALIQHRRIHKGLRPYKCTQCGKSFNKSSHLIRHQGTHAAGELACTCTSCGKSFTQSIQQRPRPHHCADCETRFSRIAGSQPRADVAVKPYKCGECGRSFGRSSYLVQHQRIHTGDRPYKCGDCGKGFGVSAHLTRHQLSHAGDQPYRCPQCGKTFGESAKLLSHRLSHAGERPYQCPDCEKSFCKSSHLVSHQRTHTGERPYRCTICDKSFCQSSHLIRHQGTHTGERPYKCSDCGKSFTQSSNLAQHQRIHTGERPYQCSDCGKSFSWSSNLIEHQRTHLAQKP; this comes from the coding sequence ATGGGAGCATGAGTGAGAAGGAGGTGGAGAGCCCTCTGCAGGGATGTCCTGAGGAAGGGAGTAGACCCAAAGGGTACAGCCCCCGGGAAGTGGGTTCAGAGAGTCCTGGCGGGTCGGAGTTGCTGGGGGGAAAcgacagagagcagcagctgctgggcagaTCCCCGCCCTGGGAGAGAGGGCTCCAATCCAAGGAGAAACGCTACAACTGCACTGACTGCAACAagagcttcagccagagctcccacCTCATCCGGCACCAGGGCACCCAcacgggcgagcgcccctacAAGTGCTCcgactgtgggaagagcttcaccCAGAACTCCAACCTCGCCCAGCATCAGCGGGTGCACACAGGCGAGCGCCCCTACCAGTGCCTCGACTGTGACAAAAGCTTCACCCAGAGCTCCCACCTGACAGAGCACCAGCGTGTGCACCAGGGTGTCAAGCCCTACAAGTGCACCAACTGCAACAagagcttcagccagagctcccacCTCCTGCGCCACCAGGGCACCCAcacgggcgagcgcccctacAAGTGCCCTGACTGCGGAAAGAGCTTCAGCCAGAACTCCAACCTCGTGCAacaccagcgcatccacacgggcgagcgcccctacAAGTGCGGagagtgtgggaagagcttcagctGGAGCTCCAACCTCATTGAGCACCAGCGTGTGCACACAGGCGAGCGGCCAGACAAGTGTCCcgactgtgggaagagcttcaccCGCAGCTCTGCGCTCATCCAGCACCGGCGCATCCACAAGGGGCTGAGACCCTACAAGTGCACacagtgcgggaagagcttcaacaAGAGCTCCCACCTCATCCGGCACCAGGGCACACATGCCGCTGGAGAGTTGGCCTGCACGTGTACCAGCTGTGGGAAGAGCTTTACCCAGAGCATCCAGCAGAGGCCACGACCACATCACTGTGCTGACTGTGAGACACGCTTCTCCCGCATTGCCGGCAGCCAGCCGCGAGCTGATGTGGCAGTGAAGCCCTACAAGTGTGGGGAGTGTGGTAGAAGCTTCGGGCGCAGCTCGTACCTGGTGCAGCACCAGCGCATTCACACGGGTGACAGACCCTACAAGTGTGGGGACTGTGGAAAGGGGTTCGGGGTCAGTGCCCACCTCACCCGGCACCAGCTCAGCCATGCAGGTGACCAGCCCTACCGATGTCCCCAGTGCGGAAAGACCTTTGGGGAGAGCGCAAAGCTGTTGAGCCACCGGCTGAGCCATGCGGGTGAGCGCCCCTACCAGTGCCCTGACTGCGAGAAGAGCTTCTGCAAAAGCTCCCACCTGGTCAgccaccagcgcacccacacTGGAGAGCGGCCCTACCGCTGCACCATCTGTGACAAGAGCTTCTGCCAGAGCTCCCACCTCATCCGGCACCAGGGCACCCACACGGGTGAGCGCCCCTACAAGTGCTCcgactgtgggaagagcttcacccagagctccaaccttgcccagcaccagcgcatccacacgggcgagcgcccctacCAATGCAGtgactgtgggaagagcttcagctGGAGCTCCAACCTCATAGAGCACCAGAGAACCCACCTAGCACAGAAACCCTGA
- the LOC102930066 gene encoding zinc finger protein 883 isoform X8 has product MSEKEVESPLQGCPEEGSRPKGYSPREVGSESPGGSELLGGNDREQQLLGRSPPWERGLQSKEKRYNCTDCNKSFSQSSHLIRHQGTHTGERPYKCSDCGKSFTQNSNLAQHQRVHTGERPYQCLDCDKSFTQSSHLTEHQRVHQGVKPYKCTNCNKSFSQSSHLLRHQGTHTGERPYKCPDCGKSFSQNSNLVQHQRIHTGERPYKCGECGKSFSWSSNLIEHQRVHTGERPDKCPDCGKSFTRSSALIQHRRIHKGLRPYKCTQCGKSFNKSSHLIRHQGTHAAGELACTCTSCGKSFTQSIQQRPRPHHCADCETRFSRIAGSQPRADVAVKPYKCGECGRSFGRSSYLVQHQRIHTGDRPYKCGDCGKGFGVSAHLTRHQLSHAGDQPYRCPQCGKTFGESAKLLSHRLSHAGERPYQCPDCEKSFCKSSHLVSHQRTHTGERPYRCTICDKSFCQSSHLIRHQGTHTGERPYKCSDCGKSFTQSSNLAQHQRIHTGERPYQCSDCGKSFSWSSNLIEHQRTHLAQKP; this is encoded by the coding sequence ATGAGTGAGAAGGAGGTGGAGAGCCCTCTGCAGGGATGTCCTGAGGAAGGGAGTAGACCCAAAGGGTACAGCCCCCGGGAAGTGGGTTCAGAGAGTCCTGGCGGGTCGGAGTTGCTGGGGGGAAAcgacagagagcagcagctgctgggcagaTCCCCGCCCTGGGAGAGAGGGCTCCAATCCAAGGAGAAACGCTACAACTGCACTGACTGCAACAagagcttcagccagagctcccacCTCATCCGGCACCAGGGCACCCAcacgggcgagcgcccctacAAGTGCTCcgactgtgggaagagcttcaccCAGAACTCCAACCTCGCCCAGCATCAGCGGGTGCACACAGGCGAGCGCCCCTACCAGTGCCTCGACTGTGACAAAAGCTTCACCCAGAGCTCCCACCTGACAGAGCACCAGCGTGTGCACCAGGGTGTCAAGCCCTACAAGTGCACCAACTGCAACAagagcttcagccagagctcccacCTCCTGCGCCACCAGGGCACCCAcacgggcgagcgcccctacAAGTGCCCTGACTGCGGAAAGAGCTTCAGCCAGAACTCCAACCTCGTGCAacaccagcgcatccacacgggcgagcgcccctacAAGTGCGGagagtgtgggaagagcttcagctGGAGCTCCAACCTCATTGAGCACCAGCGTGTGCACACAGGCGAGCGGCCAGACAAGTGTCCcgactgtgggaagagcttcaccCGCAGCTCTGCGCTCATCCAGCACCGGCGCATCCACAAGGGGCTGAGACCCTACAAGTGCACacagtgcgggaagagcttcaacaAGAGCTCCCACCTCATCCGGCACCAGGGCACACATGCCGCTGGAGAGTTGGCCTGCACGTGTACCAGCTGTGGGAAGAGCTTTACCCAGAGCATCCAGCAGAGGCCACGACCACATCACTGTGCTGACTGTGAGACACGCTTCTCCCGCATTGCCGGCAGCCAGCCGCGAGCTGATGTGGCAGTGAAGCCCTACAAGTGTGGGGAGTGTGGTAGAAGCTTCGGGCGCAGCTCGTACCTGGTGCAGCACCAGCGCATTCACACGGGTGACAGACCCTACAAGTGTGGGGACTGTGGAAAGGGGTTCGGGGTCAGTGCCCACCTCACCCGGCACCAGCTCAGCCATGCAGGTGACCAGCCCTACCGATGTCCCCAGTGCGGAAAGACCTTTGGGGAGAGCGCAAAGCTGTTGAGCCACCGGCTGAGCCATGCGGGTGAGCGCCCCTACCAGTGCCCTGACTGCGAGAAGAGCTTCTGCAAAAGCTCCCACCTGGTCAgccaccagcgcacccacacTGGAGAGCGGCCCTACCGCTGCACCATCTGTGACAAGAGCTTCTGCCAGAGCTCCCACCTCATCCGGCACCAGGGCACCCACACGGGTGAGCGCCCCTACAAGTGCTCcgactgtgggaagagcttcacccagagctccaaccttgcccagcaccagcgcatccacacgggcgagcgcccctacCAATGCAGtgactgtgggaagagcttcagctGGAGCTCCAACCTCATAGAGCACCAGAGAACCCACCTAGCACAGAAACCCTGA